One Clostridium sp. CM027 genomic window carries:
- the iolE gene encoding myo-inosose-2 dehydratase, with protein MLNSKKVKLGIAPIAWTNDDMPDLGKENTFDQCLSEAALAGFQGTEVGNKYPKDVKVLKKALELRGLEIASAWFSSFLTTKPYEETEAEFVKHRDFLHDLGADVIVVAEQGHSVQGELDTPVFDGKYHFNEEEWKLLGNGLNKLGKLAQDKGMKMVYHHHMGTGVQTTKEIDKLMSITYENLVYLLFDSGHLVYSGEDHIAILKKYINRIKHVHLKDIRPEIVKKVKDEKLSFLKGVRLGAFTVPGDGSIDFKPIFKILADNNYEGWLLVEAEQDPAKANPFEYAVKARKYIKDICGA; from the coding sequence ACAAATGATGATATGCCAGATTTAGGAAAAGAAAATACTTTTGATCAGTGCTTGAGTGAAGCCGCATTAGCCGGTTTCCAAGGAACAGAGGTCGGAAATAAGTATCCAAAGGATGTTAAAGTTTTAAAAAAGGCTTTAGAGCTTAGAGGGTTGGAAATTGCAAGTGCTTGGTTTAGTTCGTTCTTAACTACGAAACCATATGAAGAAACTGAGGCAGAATTTGTTAAGCATAGAGATTTTCTACATGATCTTGGGGCTGATGTAATCGTTGTAGCTGAGCAAGGACATAGCGTACAAGGTGAACTAGATACTCCAGTGTTTGATGGGAAGTACCATTTTAATGAGGAAGAATGGAAGCTGCTTGGAAATGGATTAAACAAGCTAGGAAAGTTAGCTCAAGATAAGGGAATGAAAATGGTTTACCATCATCATATGGGAACAGGAGTACAAACAACAAAAGAGATAGATAAGCTTATGAGTATTACTTATGAAAATTTAGTTTACTTGTTATTTGATTCAGGTCATTTAGTATATTCAGGTGAGGATCATATAGCAATACTTAAAAAATATATAAATAGAATCAAGCATGTTCATTTAAAAGATATTAGACCGGAAATAGTAAAAAAGGTTAAAGATGAAAAACTTAGTTTCTTAAAAGGAGTTCGATTAGGAGCTTTTACAGTGCCAGGTGATGGAAGCATTGATTTTAAGCCAATATTCAAAATTTTAGCAGACAATAATTATGAGGGTTGGCTATTGGTGGAAGCAGAGCAAGACCCAGCAAAGGCAAATCCATTTGAATATGCAGTAAAAGCAAGAAAATATATTAAAGATATATGCGGAGCATAA